The DNA region TTTACACACAGGAAGACGGGACACTCCATGCACTGAACAAAGAATATCCATAGAAAGCCGTAGAAACAACCATGAGCAAAGTCGATTGACGAACGCACTTGATTATTGAAAAGCAAAACCAAGAACACCACGCCCCCCTCCGCTAATAATTGCTGATCCAGCCGACCCGCCATCCAtttccccccccaaaaaatcTATCACAACGAGGCGCCCCCCGCAAGGGGACTTTCTTATCAAGAAAACCCCGCCAAAGCGCGCGCAGCCAACGGgacccatccatccaggACCATACATTTTGTAAAGTACTCTACTCCTCCTTGGCGCCACCACGGCCGGCACGTTCGGCCGACTCGACAGCCTTCTTGTCGCTCTGGGCAGAGCCGTTCTGAAGACCGCTCATGAAGCCGGCAGCCTGCTTGAATGGGCGCTTGAGATCACCAGATGCGGGCTGGCCCCAGACGTGGAtcttggtgaggttggcCTCGAGGGCGCCCTTGAGAGGGATGATGCtctggatgaggaggggattGGTGTATTTGAAGTACAGGTGCATCACACCCATCATCAGGACACCCATCATCTGGGAGCGCATCAAGTTCTTGAGCTGGGCGAGGTCGTAGGCCTGGACCGTAGTGGTGACgagcttgccctcctcgctGGAGCCCATTGGCGCGGGTTCGACATACTTGAGCGTGGTAAGATCTGTAGAAAACAAGGACGCATGTTAGTCTGGGTCTCGCGGAGGCGCAACACGGAGAGAAcggggaggacggggaggaacGGGAAAGACGGGGCGACGCACCCTTCTTCTTATTGATGGTGTTCTGGATGTAGAGGTAGATGCTCAGAATGATCAGGTTGCTGGCAATGTAGCCGGCGCGGCAGAGGTTGAGAACAGACTCGTCTTCGAAGGGAATCTTCTTGGCGACCTGCATCATCccgaggatgatgatcagATTGGTGCTGGAAAGCAACAGGTTAGCTGGCAGAACGAAACAATGGGCGCAGGGCCGGCGCCGGTGCGACGGTGCCTACATTTGTGGACTGAGACCCATTGTGACAGATGTGACTGCGTATGGAGATGCGCGGTGCAAGTTTGTCGGTTCCAGCGAGCGGTTATGGATGCTTGGAAGTGAGCGTGGACAGGCGATCCGGCCAGATTTTATTTCTCTGATGTCTCCAATCCAGAAACCCGTCTCAGCTCCGTGGCCACTCGCACGGATCCACTGCCAAAGCCCATAGCTTGGCATCCAACAAGACCAGGAGCGTGTTTGCAATGATAACCAACTAGATACCTAATTATTCATTTCATCGACCAAGAGTCTTCGGGGAAATCTCTCTTGTATTTCAGATCATTTATGGCTACCTCTCTTTGCCCTCTCGAGCTCGAACTACGGAATCATGACAGGGGAAGGCCCCCGAATCATCTCGGAATAGAAAATTCAGTATATAGATAGCTTGAGAATACACCCTCCGTAGTTCGCCAAGTTTCAAGTAGAACCTCCCGCCTTTCACACTGTGGTGACCTCCAGACCCACTCCAGTGTCTCTCAGACCCTGGGGACATGTCGCTTGCAACGCTTTGGGTTTCGGCAGAGCAACCGTTGTCTCGCTCCATTCTTCCGCCACGagccaacctcaacaacactTAAGCTTTTCTGCATACCGGCGTACACCCACGTCGTCGTTCACAACCATGTTATGGTTAATCCTCTTTTCTGCGCAGTCTCGATGTCACCTTGCCAATGGGGGTAGCTGTTTGATGACAGCTGCATGTGGCGACCTGCAACTCTTCAACACGTCTTTGGATATGCTATGGGACACAGAGATGGTTCTGAAAGGCCTCTCTCGCCTTCTCAGACGGGCAGATACCTCAACTAGCTTTACTGATGGATAGCATGGGCGTTTGAGAGTATTTGTTTACTTACAAGAATGTCGACCATATCACTTACCTCTACCACAGCACTCCTTCACAGTGATCCCACCTCTTCGTTTGCCTCCCATTTTCACTTAACAGCACCTCCAGCACGTTCGACATAGCCTACCTGCCAGATCTTTCCCGTGATAGCCAGAGGTAGTGTGCAAGTCAGTTTTGCCATTCCTAAGATTCCAACTGGGCCGTGAGAATACATAACTCAGCCGGTGGAATTCCTTCCGAATACACCATGCCAATCATCCTCAGACATACAATTCTTCCGTTCAACCAGCAGCAACGTTCAATGCTCAATCTCCGTATCACGCGGATTATTTGGCAGCATCAATCGACATATTTAAAGTCCTTTGCCTATCCACCCAATCGCGACGACATGACGACCTACCATACCTACAACTTTAACCTCTCCTGGTATGAACTATCTTTCCCGAAAGATTACGCAGCTCCAATACCTTTCAGTGATCCACAAAAGTTAGGGGGTTGGCATGTGTGGTAAACACTGTAGACAATAATTCTCGCTCACCAAGCATGATGTCTCGTCAACATTCAATCAACACATGCATATAAATAGCACGACTTTCTTCCTCGCGTCCTGAGCAAGCCCAGGGGCACAatgaaaaaagagaaagatgGCCGGTCAGACTTCCATCGACACCCACCCCGTCCAAGCGCCCGAAGGCAAGACCTCGAGAAATCGGGGTACAGATCATCGCCACTCTCTATACAGCCGCAGCACAAAGGCCAGCGACCGCCACCTTTGCAGGCAGGTCGAGAGTATAAAAAAAGGCTCCTCACTGTTGGGCGCCGAGGATATCGTTCATCAACCCGGGTGGGATCTGTGGCTCCTTTAGGGAACACAAAAGAGGACGACTACTATAGAAATGATTCTCTGAAGTATTGTCGAcataaagaaaaaaagaaaaagctaaatCGAaatggagggaggagagcacTCAATTTATACCCATTACCGGTGGCCAGTGCACGGATGCAAATTTGCACTCGCTCGCACAGACCATTCTCTCCACCCTGCAAAAATTCGGGCATCAAGTGGGACAGAATGGACCGCAAATCGTTTTGCCGACTCAGACCGCCAAAATTTCTCGCGCTGGAGAAGAGTTTTCCAATTTTTGTACGTGACAACGCTCAATATGGCACCATTGAATTTTGTTGGACTAGGCATCTCAGCAATCTATTCCCGATAcaagccctcctcttcaatcCACCACTTTACTCCGTCACTAACCATCTtatccaacctctccctgTTGCCCTCCCTGGCAGCATCCCGTGCATAGGTACTACTGACCACCTCAGTCCCCGCCTCTCTTCCCTCGACCATCTCGATCCTCTCCGCCCATTCCTTGCTCCCGCCTATCCTTCCCAGTCCAtgacctcccccctcttccccgtcatcatcctgTACCAGGTCTTGCAGATACTTCAGCTGCTCGTCCTTCCCACCCCACTCATCATCTGTCCGCATCGTCACCCTCAGCCTCGCCCTTTGAAACAATGGCCCAAGAGCCTTTTGCATAGGCGTCCTGGGCTTCTCTTGCTTGTTCTCCGCTGCTGTCGGCACACTCGTGTCCAGCGGCGTACCAGGCGGAGGGGCCGCCACCGGGCCGTAATACTTTGGAGTGAACACCCGTATCAACGTGTCATAGCCCACCAACATGACCTGCCCCATCTTGACCTCTGGTGCACCCCGTTGGTAAAACCCGACCTGGTCAATCGCCTCGCTCTTCTCGTGGAAGAATGGCAAGGTTGATAGCCCAATGTCGACATCGATTGCTGTGTTGGCTTGCTGCTGTAGCCAAGCCTGGACATCTTGTGCAAAGGCCCACATCAATCCAAGGCGTTGATGAAAAGGGGCAGGTTTGGGCGCTTTGTCAGCGTTGTTGATTGAGAGCAACAATAGCAGCCTAGTTGTCTCGGCTCTGCCGCCTACATCCACGGCATTTTCCACGTTGTGGttcgtggttgttggtggccGGCCCTCGGAGAGAATAGCGGATGTGGCCATCCGCAGGTGAGCCCGTGTTGGAGGGTTGAAGGACGAATCGAGGATAATCAGGGTGCGTGGTCTAGCccgaggggggagagggcttGGGATTGCAGGTTGGTCATCCTTCTGGCTTGTACCGACAGGTTGCCGTGATGCTGTGCAGATAACTTCGAGCTTCGAGGAGGTGGCTTTGAACGAGGTGAGTGCTTGGGAGAAGAAAGCTGTCAGGACGCGGGCCGAAGCCGATACTCGCGGACGCATGGGTTGGTAACCAGCCTCTGGGGGCTCGCCAGGTGAAGAGGACATAGCCTGGCACGCTCTACCTTGAGTAACGGCTCTCTGATGCTCACAGAGCTCCCATGCGGTTGCTATCGAGGTACGGATGATGACACAGCCAATGCAAGTGTACTTCCTGCTTGTGCAGCGGGGGTGGGGTAGTGGGGGGGGACAGGGTTTATGGGCCGCTTGCTTTTCTTATGTGCGAGAAACCCGGATCGTGAGAACCTCAACCCCAGATATCTGTTGTCGTTTCCTCCAAGTCCGCCTCTTCTTGTGCTTGTGATGTTTTCGGCGTTTGCTTGCTGATTACTAGGCCACGATGAGCAGGGTCACAACGCAAGGCTGGGCAGCGTGTCAAGCACAATTAGGGAAAGACTGTTCAGTCTGTCCCTAATTACCATCAACATGACCCCCCAGGTTTGGCTTGTTACAGGCAGCACTGCTGATATCAGTTGAGCTCTTGTGCAAGAGATCGCCGCGAGAGAAGACAAAGTCATCGCCACGGGCCATAACACCATCTCACGCATTGGGCATCGCCAGTCTGAGAATGTCGCGCTGTTGGACCTCGACGCGACCGCCTCCTTGTCCGAGACCCAATTCGACGCCTCCCAGGCTGTGTCCATTTATGGCCACATTGATGTTCTTATCAGCGCGGTGGCTCAGGGACGCAGAAGTACAACCCCATGGCTGCTAAGAAACTGTTCCATTCTTAGGGACCGGATGTAGAATAGGCCTCGAAAGATGGATCAGAAGTCATTCAGGCTTTGCAGGCTGTCGTTGATGCATGGTCGTCCAAAAGTCGAGTGAAATGTGTGGCGGTCCTCCTGCTGTTTATTTCACATCGGTGCAAACGGAAGCGGAGACAGGTAAATGCAGAGTCCTTTCTATACTTATCAAGAGTGACTTCAAGAATATATACCATTTCCAGTTATTGGCTATTAGTACCACCGACAGGGCCATTGCGTTCATCCATCACAAGAAAAACCTGACATGCCACACGCCAGCCGGGTACCTTATCTAGCATCCATGCTTGCACAACCCAATGACCCTAAATTTTGTCGACCACCAAACGCCATATACATGCAAAACTCCTCCAGCCGCCAATACTCATACAACGTACCTCCTTAAATGCAATAGAGGCAGCAGGTGGTGTTGGTAACAAACAAATCCTTCAGCGAATCTCGGGCTCCCGCATAAAGTCGGGGAAGTTTGAGAAGCTCCCATCCCCAGAAGGCGGATTTTGGTCAAAAGAATCAAGAAGCTCCTGGAGAGTCTTTTCCTCGTCCACGGTCAAGCTTTGCAGTGTGGCTCGGTTGGAAGGGCGTGAGGCAAGATTGATGGTGGGTTCCCGGGGCAGGTCTTCTAGCGCCGCTCCCCCCACCAAGTTCTCATCCAGGCCGTAAATCTTGATGCCACGGATGTGGGTGTCTTTGCCATTTTGGTGGTTTTCTTTGACGTGCATCTGCACCA from Podospora pseudopauciseta strain CBS 411.78 chromosome 6, whole genome shotgun sequence includes:
- a CDS encoding hypothetical protein (EggNog:ENOG503PDY3; COG:S); its protein translation is MSSSPGEPPEAGYQPMRPRVSASARVLTAFFSQALTSFKATSSKLEVICTASRQPVGTSQKDDQPAIPSPLPPRARPRTLIILDSSFNPPTRAHLRMATSAILSEGRPPTTTNHNVENAVDVGGRAETTRLLLLLSINNADKAPKPAPFHQRLGLMWAFAQDVQAWLQQQANTAIDVDIGLSTLPFFHEKSEAIDQVGFYQRGAPEVKMGQVMLVGYDTLIRVFTPKYYGPVAAPPPGTPLDTSVPTAAENKQEKPRTPMQKALGPLFQRARLRVTMRTDDEWGGKDEQLKYLQDLVQDDDGEEGGGHGLGRIGGSKEWAERIEMVEGREAGTEVVSSTYARDAAREGNRERLDKMVSDGVKWWIEEEGLYRE
- the PHO88 gene encoding phosphate transporter (Pho88) (EggNog:ENOG503P02T; COG:P); translation: MPSYGLWQWIRASGHGAETGFWIGDIREIKSGRIACPRSLPSIHNRSLEPTNLHRASPYAVTSVTMGLSPQITNLIIILGMMQVAKKIPFEDESVLNLCRAGYIASNLIILSIYLYIQNTINKKKDLTTLKYVEPAPMGSSEEGKLVTTTVQAYDLAQLKNLMRSQMMGVLMMGVMHLYFKYTNPLLIQSIIPLKGALEANLTKIHVWGQPASGDLKRPFKQAAGFMSGLQNGSAQSDKKAVESAERAGRGGAKEE